The following proteins are encoded in a genomic region of Gimesia algae:
- a CDS encoding DTW domain-containing protein, whose protein sequence is MTGSHPPTVIVVHPKERKSKCTVQPLRTHEEFVFWKYPRKEADSIQGYVRLGLEGPLISPADAGSGLLVLDGTWRLAEKMEPDYQELPVRSLPDWKTAYPRVSKQFEDPTTGLATIEAIYIAYYLMGLDTTGLLEGYYWADRFLELNRDQLT, encoded by the coding sequence GTGACCGGCTCACATCCTCCCACAGTCATCGTGGTACACCCCAAAGAACGCAAAAGTAAATGCACCGTGCAACCGCTGCGTACTCATGAAGAATTTGTCTTCTGGAAGTACCCCCGTAAGGAAGCCGACAGCATTCAGGGATATGTACGCCTGGGGCTGGAAGGCCCGCTGATCAGTCCGGCGGACGCAGGCTCCGGCCTGCTGGTTCTGGATGGAACCTGGCGGCTGGCAGAGAAAATGGAACCCGATTACCAGGAGCTGCCCGTACGCAGCCTGCCTGACTGGAAAACGGCTTACCCCCGCGTCTCCAAACAGTTCGAAGATCCCACGACCGGGCTAGCCACCATCGAAGCGATTTATATCGCGTACTATCTGATGGGCCTGGATACAACGGGACTGCTGGAAGGGTACTACTGGGCAGATCGCTTTCTGGAACTGAATCGCGATCAGCTGACGTAA
- the amt gene encoding ammonium transporter — MELHQQIDILWILVCSIFVLFMQAGFCCLESGLSRSKNSIHVAIKNIVDVSIVGILYWIFGFGLMFGTTTGGLIGTTHFPFTNSGSDIFLSAFFLFQLMLCATAATIASGASAERMRFTAYLILSIVLGGIIYPVFGHWAWTSHFAGKAPGWLESLGFRDFSGSTVVHSLGAWAALASIMIIGPRIGKFDKRAGSKKLRGHNLTLATTGVFVLWMGWFGFNGGSEFGFTSHVPQIFINTFLASACGAVTMLVWQFYQRKQIEIENILNGLLAGLVASSASCDAVSPASAVVIGIIAAIVMEAGVWVLERFQLDDTIGVIPVHGFAGVWGTLAVALFLPAELLSHSRWEQFLIQALGCAVCFIWCFSFCWVTLRVISQFVRLRATKDEEKLGLNMAEHGATSEMYDLLNLMELHIQGDSDLEDDMDEYSDVSLIAKQYNRVSQVRDLALNELKDRTENLELTRHELEEKAARLKQANSDAEAASRAKSEFLANMSHEIRTPMTAVLGYTDLLIEESWGRPGSIQLLDVIKRNGNYLLELINDILDLSKIESGNLTIETIQFSLLEKLKEIQSLMKVRAEHRGLHFKLTFDGTIPIQIQSDPTRLKQILINLIGNAIKFSPDGGKVLVETTFLNTATDNPLLEFKIHDTGIGMTAEQIAMLYQPFVQADSSTTRKFGGTGLGLAISKRLAEMLGGNLTCESVPGEGTVFTLTIGIGKPDPLKFHENPQLDFKQIPVIQRDPGLSDVDSETMITGTCSVLLAEDGVDNQRLISTLLKKEKAHVVLAENGDIAVRRTLDAAQQGKPFDVILMDMSMPVLDGYGATRKLRELGIKTPIIALTAHAMTGDRQKCMDAGCTDYATKPVNREKLRNIVLKHQCLTETEPVA, encoded by the coding sequence ATGGAACTCCATCAACAAATTGACATCCTCTGGATTTTAGTCTGCAGTATTTTTGTCCTGTTTATGCAGGCGGGTTTCTGCTGTCTGGAATCTGGTCTTTCGCGCTCTAAAAACAGCATCCACGTCGCCATAAAAAATATTGTCGATGTAAGTATTGTGGGAATTCTGTACTGGATTTTCGGATTCGGGCTGATGTTTGGTACGACCACCGGTGGTTTGATCGGCACCACTCATTTTCCGTTCACGAATTCAGGTTCCGATATATTTCTATCCGCGTTTTTCCTGTTTCAACTGATGCTGTGTGCGACAGCCGCCACAATCGCTTCGGGTGCCTCTGCCGAACGAATGCGTTTTACCGCTTATTTGATTCTTTCGATCGTTCTGGGGGGAATCATCTATCCAGTGTTTGGACACTGGGCCTGGACCAGTCATTTTGCGGGAAAAGCGCCCGGCTGGCTGGAGTCACTGGGATTCCGGGATTTCAGCGGTTCGACAGTCGTGCATTCCCTGGGCGCATGGGCTGCGCTGGCATCGATCATGATTATCGGGCCTCGTATTGGAAAATTCGATAAACGGGCCGGTTCAAAAAAATTACGAGGTCACAATCTGACGCTGGCCACGACCGGGGTCTTTGTTCTCTGGATGGGCTGGTTTGGATTTAACGGCGGAAGTGAATTTGGTTTTACATCACATGTACCACAGATCTTTATTAATACTTTTCTGGCTTCTGCCTGTGGTGCCGTCACTATGCTGGTGTGGCAGTTCTATCAGCGGAAACAGATCGAAATCGAAAACATTCTGAATGGTCTGCTGGCAGGTCTGGTCGCCAGCAGTGCCAGCTGTGATGCGGTCTCACCGGCATCAGCCGTGGTGATTGGAATTATCGCTGCGATCGTCATGGAAGCGGGTGTCTGGGTTCTGGAGCGATTCCAGCTTGATGACACGATCGGAGTCATTCCCGTACATGGTTTTGCTGGTGTCTGGGGCACACTGGCAGTCGCATTGTTTCTTCCTGCAGAACTCCTGTCGCATTCCCGATGGGAACAGTTTCTGATCCAGGCATTGGGTTGTGCCGTCTGCTTCATCTGGTGCTTTTCTTTCTGCTGGGTCACTTTACGGGTCATCAGCCAATTTGTTCGACTGCGTGCGACCAAAGATGAAGAAAAACTCGGTCTGAATATGGCAGAGCATGGTGCCACTTCTGAAATGTATGACTTGTTGAACCTGATGGAACTGCATATTCAAGGCGATTCCGATCTGGAAGATGATATGGACGAATACAGCGATGTCAGCCTGATTGCAAAACAATACAACCGTGTTTCGCAAGTACGGGATCTGGCCTTAAATGAGCTGAAAGACCGGACGGAAAATCTGGAATTGACCCGCCACGAACTGGAAGAAAAAGCAGCACGCTTGAAACAGGCCAATTCAGACGCAGAAGCAGCATCACGGGCCAAGAGTGAATTTCTGGCAAACATGAGTCATGAAATCCGTACGCCAATGACAGCCGTCCTGGGATACACCGATTTGCTGATTGAAGAAAGCTGGGGACGTCCGGGCAGCATTCAATTACTGGATGTGATTAAACGCAACGGGAATTATCTGCTGGAACTGATCAATGATATCCTCGACCTCTCGAAAATTGAATCTGGAAATCTGACCATCGAAACCATTCAATTTTCTCTGCTGGAAAAACTGAAAGAAATTCAGTCTCTAATGAAAGTCCGGGCCGAACACCGGGGGTTACACTTCAAGCTGACATTTGACGGTACAATCCCCATTCAGATTCAGAGTGATCCAACGCGGCTCAAACAGATTCTGATCAATCTGATTGGAAACGCGATCAAATTCTCGCCGGATGGTGGCAAAGTTTTAGTGGAAACAACGTTTTTGAACACCGCTACGGATAATCCACTGCTGGAATTCAAAATCCACGATACGGGGATCGGCATGACCGCCGAGCAGATCGCCATGCTGTATCAGCCATTCGTCCAGGCAGATTCTTCTACCACACGCAAGTTTGGAGGGACTGGATTGGGGCTGGCTATCAGCAAGCGTCTGGCTGAAATGCTGGGTGGTAATCTGACATGTGAAAGTGTGCCCGGTGAAGGGACCGTCTTCACACTGACCATTGGTATTGGTAAACCGGACCCACTGAAGTTTCATGAAAATCCACAGTTAGACTTCAAACAGATTCCAGTGATCCAGCGGGATCCGGGACTGTCTGATGTTGATTCAGAAACCATGATTACGGGAACCTGTTCGGTACTGCTGGCGGAAGACGGTGTTGATAACCAGCGTCTGATTTCCACGCTGTTAAAAAAAGAAAAAGCCCATGTAGTGCTGGCTGAAAACGGTGACATTGCAGTCCGCAGGACGTTGGATGCCGCACAACAGGGTAAACCATTTGATGTCATTCTGATGGATATGTCGATGCCGGTTCTGGATGGATATGGGGCAACCAGAAAACTGCGTGAACTGGGAATCAAAACTCCCATCATTGCTTTGACCGCGCATGCCATGACCGGGGATCGGCAGAAATGTATGGACGCCGGCTGCACGGATTACGCGACCAAACCGGTTAACCGCGAGAAGCTCCGCAATATCGTGCTGAAGCATCAATGTCTCACTGAGACAGAGCCTGTGGCTTAG